The sequence CTTCTCTTGCCTTCAACAGAACAGTGTTGGCCACGATATTCTCGAGCTCCATGTTTCCTGGGTTGCAGGCAGGCACCGCAGGCCCAACCTCGTCGCCGGGTTggcagtgtatgtgtgtgtgtgtgtgtgtgtgtgtatgtgtatgtgtatgtgtgtcctCCCCCGCTCCCCCCCACGGCGGAATATTATTAACCCTGAATGACTCTCCGCTCTGCCGTTTCGCTCCTCTGATTCCCCGCCCAGAAGCTTCGGACTTACGTCGATCGTAGAGCCTACTATGGCAAAGCaaagctcatgaatattaatgagacAAGTTGCCGTTGCTTGGTAACCAACCTCGAGCGTCCTGCTTGAACGGTCCGatggaaaacaaaagaagaaaaagaagaagaaaacattattaaaagagCATTACTTTCACGTTGAATATAAATGATTTAGCATATAAAAAGAAGGAATGACATACATATTCTTAAGCAGATGTAGGctattaatataataacaaattatAGATGTTAGATTAAAGGACTAGGTAATATTTGAAGGCTTAAAGAAATAATAGTCCAAGCTTAACTCATGAATATTTACTGGATTATGCTGACATGAGGTAGGGCTTCTTATTAATATCTATATATACTTCTTATCTGATTTGtactcttatttttttttaatcctttcaaACATGGCCTAGTCCTTTAATctgatatatataatttgttattATAGCAATACATCTAGTAATACAATCTTTTATAtggtacatttttttatatacaaggCAAAAGTAATGTTATACTATGCatcatgtatgtttttttttcttttcgttttcctttattattttattgtgtatataaataggaataTTTGTTTTAATGCTCAATATTGTTGTCCTGAAAATgctttatgaagtaaaataaaaatcaaacaaCGTATAATAACATCACGTGATCTGTTTAATATTCATGACCAAATCTTCGCCATAGTaggttttgttctttttcatTCAGACGGCTGCATGTTTGCACTTGTCAGATACTATAAAATGTTTCCTTATCCCAATATATAACTGCTTATTATACGACGTATTATTATTCTAaccatatatttctaaatgtatAAGCTGATCGCTGTCATTTATCAATATAAGTATTTCCTATGATGATAAACATTAAACATGCGCATTTTTTCAGACATATGACATGCCACAGCAGACTGTGCAGCTCTGAACTTGTATGAAGATGAAATGCACACGTTTCTTGTGGGTTTTGCAAAGCTTAGTTTATATCTCCATCTAGAGGTGAAACTGTTACACCTAATTAATAAAAGCCAATCGtcctaattataataataataataaatactaataCTATAAATAAATGCTACCACTACTATTAACGCTGTTAAgtgtatgtttttaaattatatcaATGGCTCTGAATACAAAACGTGCTATCACGAACTGTTGCGTCCTACTCGTGTCTCCTCCCCTTAAGAAAGTAGCATGAATGTAACCTAAAATCTAACCtgtgtttaatgttctattcATCCACACTCTTCTCTATTCGCGATAACACCTTGAATTTATTCCAATATTTGGCAAGAAAAGGCTAGTCTCTACATTTGTTATGAACCGTTAATGTACATTTCTTTGACGGCAGGTGGCGATATCGAACCATGTTGATGGGTGTTGCTTTTGGAGAAGAAGTCGCTACTTCCGCGTTCCTCAAACACGCGTGTTGCGGAGTTAAGACTGTGGTTTACTGGTGTATTATACAGGAATGGGTAAACTCAAGAAACAAAGTAAACGTAACACGtttaattacaataaaaacaaaaagaaactgAATAGGAAGTTAAGAAGAAAGGAGAAACCGCGCATTGAATGGTAAGTTCGAGGACGTGTCAAATGCCGTCTAGAAAGGGCTTTCTTGctaacaatatatatttttaaaaagttaaaggcatggtttcacagacaggccTTAGATTAAGTCAGGATTATATCTTAGTTCAACtgggacatttaagtagcttttctAAACatgtcttagaaaaaaaaaaaaacagtgctggtgtgaatcttgagacaaaacaatggctttGCCATGTTGCAATATATGTCAGTGCatgttgctttcagttaaaacagcttttaaaaagtgtactttgtttaaacaattatattttaataatcttttgtcatgatttaaagaagtacacttattttgaggTGTTGACTAGTTCGCACattaaagcacatgtaaagtactagattataattttaactgtattgtgttttatatttaatcttattatattttaaatgtactaaatggcaacttcatcattacaaataGGTTATTATTTACATGACAAGTTCAAATGATAAATCAAATGGCATTAAAAGCATATTATAGTTTACCTttaatgcttgtcagtacattttgCTGTACACTTTAGCCATATTTCCATTTAAGAAATTATgatattacatatttatatgtACTTAAGTGTGTGTCAAAAAAGCAGTTCTGTTGCATTTactataaatttaaactataaaacaatttcatttaattacaataaacatgggattaagtgtctgaaaacactgcattgtTTGCTGAATTCTtttaattctattttttttttacgtcaatattattattgtgtgtaaTATTATTGTGCGtcaatttaaaaaagttactCTTAGGTCCTTAGTGGACACAAATCTCTGTGTCAAAAATGGTCATAAAAAATGTAAGCATTGGAGCacagacttaaagggatagttcacccaaaaatgaaaattctgtcatttactcaccctcaagtagttccaaacctgtatgaatttctttgttctggtcaacacaaagaaagatatagtatttggaagaatgtcaaacagatctcgccccccattgactaccataataggaaaaataaatactatggtagtcaactATGGTAATCTgcttggttactgacattctttaaaatatcttcctttgtgttcaacagaacaaagaattcatacaggtttgtaactacttgagagtgagtaaattatgacagaattttcatttttgggtgaactgtccctttaagtttGGTCTCAAAGTCTCAAAAATTACACGCACATACCATTTTTTTAGTACATGCATACAGTCATGGTTAGAATTATTGGCCCCCTTGgtaaatatggacaaaaaagcctatgaaaataaatctgcattatttaaaaaaaaaatcacaaaaatgtaactttttattGAAGTGaaagaattattggcacccttttattcaatacttttttgcaacctcctttgcAAAAAgctaacagctctgagtcttttcctataatgcctgatgagtttggagatcagagaccattccttcatacagatgGGGTTAGgtcaggacctccagcagaaaaataggctcaCAATTTCAAAGACCAAGCGGTATATTTAACTGTGGGCATGgggtttcatctgaccatagaacctGGTCCTGGTTGAAGTTCTAGTAGTGCCTggcaactgaatatgctggagtttgTTCTTGGATGAGAGCAGAGCGTTTTGTCTCGAAACCACCCCCAAACAACATGGTAATGTTGGTGctatttgaatttttaaattaaagatcaaaaggataaacaatgcagattaaTTTTCACagccatctttgatcatatttaccaagggtgccaataattctgaccatgACTGTACTTACAAACCACACTCTGACATCCACACCCACACAATtatagctgcataatttatccaTTTGGCTCTATAATACGCAGAAGCAGGAAATGGGACAAAAGCGAGTATTTGCTTTACAGGCCAAACCTGATAAAATGGCGCCGccttgtaaaaataataaaaatgttaattttgaaGCCTTGCCAACAGAATGAAAGCCTATTAACAAAGACTGCATAATATTATAGTTCAGTGGTCCTGGGATTAAAACTTGCAGTTTTAATGGGTTTCAATGGTGACATTTTGGTCCTTAAGGTCCCGAGTAACTATTTTCTGTACCTGGTGTAAAATAGatttattaaaagaaatgagggtgaaatagtaaaattccaataaaaatacacacttgtaccaaaatgtatgaaaaaaaaaaaaaaaatgtcctcaAGGACGCACAAGagcaaaatactatttttagaAGTATGCTTAAGTGTATTTTCACAAGGGTGCTGTCATTTGCTGTCAACAATGTTAGGCATTATGAACTTTGTCATGAAATGGGTTATTTAACAAGTCCTCAGATACGTAAAGCTTGGGATGACCGCAAAACAGTGAAGCAAAATCTACAAGACATGGGGCTGTCACCTGGGACCAAGGGATTGCTTCCTATTAAAGCTAAAAAGGCAAGTGTCAAGCATGAATCACCATTACAATGTATTTATACAAATACTGCCTGATTATGACAACGGATTGCTTTTAACTGATGATTCAGGACACAAAAAGTGAACCAATGGAGACACATGTGTTGAAACCCTATGTCATTAAAGGTATGTTTTGAAACCAGTGGTTTTGTAATCTGTTATTAttgaaatgtaataatattttcatgCACTGCTGCATAAGCCCTGCCAATATGATTTGGTGTCTCAATTGCAGAAATGGAGGCAGAGGCCAGTCTCCGTGGGAAAGACAAAACCACATGCTCCACTGACATGACTGAATATGTTCAACACATGGTGAAGGAACACAACGAGGATTACAAGGTGAAAGAGAGCTGTATATATCCATGAGCTTTCTACATGTACACAAATAAGACTCTTTAGATAGTTCACATAACTGATTATGCTTTATTGGCATTCCAGGCAATGGCAAGGGACGAGAAGAATTACTACCAGGACACGCCAAAGCAGATCAAACGGAAAGTGGAATTATACAAACGGTGTCATCCTGAGGAATATGCTGCTTTCATTGCATCTTTGCAATCTCAGAAGTCTTCATGATGTCATGATAAAGAACTGGTGTCTCAAACCGCTAGTCGCTCTATCACCTGCAGAGATCctcaatcctgctcctggagactcactgtcctgcaaagtttatatCCAGCCTGCTTCACCTCACCTTCATTGATTTTCAAGGGATCCCGAAAACCTGATTAGCAGGTTCAGGTGTGCTTGTTtaaagttggagctaaactctgcaggacagcgggtCCCCTGGAGCAGGGTTGAAGATCTCTGACCTAGGGAGTCTTAAGAATGAGTATGGACACAGAAAAGATTTTCAACAATTCCTTTCTACTATGGCATCTTCAAGACCATGTTAACTTTTAAGTGTTTATATGAATCTAGTGAGCAACTCGAGTATTTGCAGATGTATATAAGCTTTGAATTTGTAAGTGTATGCTGTGAAGTGAAATccagacataaaaaaaaatcctagaaAATGagttaattctgactttttaatgGATGCGTTTAGTGTGTTttggtaattaaaattaatacacAAGAGTGAAAACAACCCTCTGACACTGCAACATGAAGTAAAAATCTAAGTTCGGTATATGTTCAGCAATATCTCAAAATAATTGATATTTTGAAGAGCTTTATTGTGttcatacactaccattcaaaggtttgaggtcggtaagattttttaatgtcttttaaaagtctcttatgctcaccaaggctgcagttatccaaaaatacagtaaaaatagcaatattgtgaaatattaaaatttaaaatgacgGTTTccttgtttaaagggttagttcaccaaaaaatgaaatttctgtctttaaatactcaccctcatgtcatcccaaacctgtaagacctttgtttgtcttcggaacacaaattaagatattttagatgaaatccaacggtatctgatccacacataggcagcaatgacattgcaccttttggggtccagaaaggtactaaagttaTCGTTAAATCcatcaacgtgactacagtggttcaatcttaatattattacgacgcatgcgtgtgatgctgacgcaggagctggcGGAAATAGCGTAGCAATATGACgggtcgttatttttgtttcatttttgcaggtttgggacgacatgagggtgagtacttaatgacagaaatttcatttttgggtgaactaaccctttaatacattgtaaaatgtaatttattcctgtgttggcaaagttgaattttcagcatcattactccaatcttcagtaactatgtttccatccaaaagTGTGAATTTAACGAGTACAAGATTGGAATGTCGCATAAAATATTTgggaataaattatgttttattaacaagattcgggaggagcaggttcagataattaacctgATTAGCACGGGTGGAGAGCATTCCGTTAATCAACTCAACCAATAACAAGAGGTATAAATACAGCAGACTTACCTCTGTTCTTCTGAGAGTTTATCAGTGTCTCTCCTCCACCCAATCATCTCCGTAGTACTCTGTGTTCGGGCCAATATTCTGAGCTTGGAGCCCTccccccggacagcacgccaaatatgcATAACCTTTATTCTTGAATTATATGTACATGTGAACTTGTGAAAGTAGAGTTTTTTgtatgtgttcaagagaacaaactCGTCGATTCCTGTGAAATTGTCAGAAAATATCTGTGATAAAAAATGTAAGTTCAGGGAAGCTACTGTGGCTCTTTTTTCCTACATCATAAAGCACACAGATGAATtgcaataaatgctgttatgttATCTAATTGCATTTGGACACTTGTGGGTTTGAGACACTTATGGATGGTCATTataccaaatcattctgatgacagacagTGGCTGTGTCTGAAAGTAAAGTGCCCACTGTATGCACACTTCACAATCTTGCTGGAAGTAGTAAgtcatccaggtactttttgcctactcttttatgagtagtcaagtcacctttatttatatagtgctttttacaatgcagattgtgtcaaagcagctttacattgataactggtacataattttggctgcacagcagctcttaaagaaaatggtgtcagtatccatcttaagtaaattcagtattgattcattccgatgtaagaatcaatagttattaatttagttaatttatatcAGCGCTGGactaaacagtgatgtcatcgtctagctcagttcagttcacatacaatggtgtcaatgcaggcagatcaaatcaCTGTTGAATATCACTGTACTGTGAATTCGGGCATACtattgtcacatactgtttttcacctactatatagtagggaagtatgtgattttggatgcagccttTGGCTCAGGTATTTCAGAAAAACTAAAAcatttgagatgatttgaggtGATCCGCAATTTACATTCAGTGTTTTTTATGCCATATCCCAAAATTTgcatggaaacatagctagtgtcacatgatccttcaaagattattctaatatgttgatttgctactcaagtaacatttcttctcattaatgttgaaaacagttgtgctaatttcatgtttttgtggaaaccatgatacccCTCCCAAAAAATtttactgacccaaaacttttgaacagtagtgaacTTTTACATAATATTTCGGTTCtccatttgtatttttttgttgttgtaatcACAAAAACATTCTAAAGGCGCAGTCACATTGGCAAAATGTCACCAGCAAAAAAAGGTTCATTGTCCAGTGTCCACTGTCAGCGATGCACTacaaagtcactttcaaacaaaGCAGCACTCTGTTGGTCAAGAAAAAGCTAATTTGTGTGAAAACCGCAAAACTATTGGAAGTTGCAACAGTCTTGTTTGAAATGTTTCGTCCTTGTGCAAAATTTCCACATCACACagattcctattgaaattacTGGATTTCATCTGCTAAGTTCCGCCGAGCAATGGCAAATGTAACtgcaaaattaattaaaaaaacattaggataaatattaaataatgttttaaatatagtcacattattttttaaaggtattttttttttatctgatgtCAATTATTTTCTGCAGTATTCAATATTATGCCAAAAATGCCATTAATAGAGTTGTTGTCAACTTATATTAAGCATTCCTTTAATACAAAACAATTACAGAGGTTTGTACATGTTTGCACTGCAGTAGTAGACAGTGTAACAACACTGTCTCCTGTAGACAGTGCTGTTGCTTCATCAGTTTATCTTAGAGATGTCACATGATGCATACTGAATAAAATGAGCATGAGTAGTTGTGAatgagataaaataaaaatctcgaCCAACTGTTATAAAAGTTATCAAATTACTAGCCACACGGTTGTTTTTCAGGATTGTCAGATGTATAAGAGTTCTGATTATTACAAATCAGCATTACAGAATCCTCACAAGACTAAAAATATGCTCCAAAGCATTGCATTGCAAAACTGACATTTATTACATAGTGGCATTTCATCTGTAGCTCCAGGGTAGGAGTATCTGTAGCCAATGTAATTTGCAGTTAATATGGTGTAAATAAGCTGTATTTTTCAAGAAACTCTTCATATAGTTGCACTAGCTCTTGTTGATGCTAACTCAAAGCACTTGCATAACCAGACTGAATTGATTTCACAGTGAAGAGGCCTTATTTTTAACAGCTGTACAACTTCAAAACAACAACTCTATTTGAAGCCTAAATCACAGTTATGAAAAGAGAATTATCTGAGGTATCCACTATCAACTACACAGTCTGGCATGCTGGAGGCAAAATAAAGCGCTCAAGGATTAGTTGGGTTAATCACTCATGGAATGTCCCGATTTCACTCAAATCCAAAGAAAGTGGGTACAGTGGGTagggaaagtattcagacccacttaaattgttcactctttgttatattgcagtcatttgctaaaatcatttaagttcatttttttcctcattaatgtacacacagcaccccatattgacagaaaaacacagaattgttgacatttttgcagatttattaaaaaataaaaactgaaatatcacatggtccttagtattcagaccctttgctcagtatttagtagaagcaccccttttatctaatacagccatgagtctttttgggaaagatgcaacaagtttttcacacctggatttggggatcctctgccattcctccttgcagatcctctccagttctgtcaggttggatggtaaacgttggtggacagccatttttaggtctctctagagatgctcaattgggtttaagtcagggctctggctgggccattcaagaacagtcacagagttgttgtgaagccactccttcgttattttagctgtgtgcttagggtcattgtttTGTTGGATGAttaaccttcggcccagtctgaggtcctgagcactctggagaaggttttcgtccaggatacccctgtacttggccgcattcatctttccctcgattgtaaccagtcgtcctgtccctgcagctgaaaaacacccccacagcatgatgctgccactaCCATGCTTCACTgctgggactgtattggacaggtgatgagcagtgccttgttttctccacacatagcgcttagaattaaggccaaaaagttctatcttggtctcatcagaccagagaatcttatttctcaccatcttggagtccttcaggcggGCTTTCATCTGCCTTGCACTGAGGAAAGGCTTCCGTCGGGTcacgactggtggagggctgcagtgatggttgacctgctacaactttctcccatctcctgactgcatctctggagctcagtcacagtgatctttgggttcttctttacctctctcaccaagacTCTTCTCCCCTGATGGTTTAGTTTGGCCAGACAGCCAGCACTAGGAAGGGTTTTGGTCGTcacaaacgtcttccatttaaggattatggaggccactgtgctcttaggaaccttaagtgcagcagactttttttttgtaaccttggccagatctgtgacTTGCCACAGTTCTGTCTCTGAGGTCtccaggcagttcctttgacctcatgattctcatttgctctgacatgcactgtgagctgtaaggtcttatatagacaggtgtgtggctttcatAATCAAGTctgaatcagtataatcaaacacatctggactcaaatgaaggtgtagaaccatctcaaggatgatcagaagaaatggacagcacctgagttaaatatatgagtgtcacagcaaagggtct comes from Chanodichthys erythropterus isolate Z2021 chromosome 22, ASM2448905v1, whole genome shotgun sequence and encodes:
- the nop16 gene encoding nucleolar protein 16, whose protein sequence is MGKLKKQSKRNTFNYNKNKKKLNRKLRRKEKPRIECPQIRKAWDDRKTVKQNLQDMGLSPGTKGLLPIKAKKDTKSEPMETHVLKPYVIKEMEAEASLRGKDKTTCSTDMTEYVQHMVKEHNEDYKAMARDEKNYYQDTPKQIKRKVELYKRCHPEEYAAFIASLQSQKSS